A stretch of Parvimonas micra DNA encodes these proteins:
- a CDS encoding ABC transporter ATP-binding protein — protein MMKMLKRMFQLTDKGTAGIIKASIASFFSYCSLMIPMILLMFFIQNVIEGKENTISFFVIGILIMLLIMYILMSIEYDCLYNETYKESANIRIEIAEILRKLPLSFFSKHDVSDLSQTIMKDVSVIEHAISHAIPKAIGLIFYLIIIVIMLLIYNFKLALCILIPIILATGFILITKRIQVNGNKKYYNVMRGISEDFQESIELQQEIKSYGQVDKITKKIYDDIDYSEKIHISAEGKMVLPLSISTNIQNLTLGATILFGTALYLKGEASILYLIGYIMCASKIIDAVNGMLSNFAELMYLDGNLQRIRELRSTKIQTGEAKELHNFDIEFKNVEFGYGENKVINDISFVAKQGEVTALVGPSGCGKTTVLRLMSRLYDYDSGKIIIDGNDIKGIETESLFENISIVFQEVTLFNTSILENIRFGNKNATDDQVKEAARLANCEEFIEKLPEKYNTLIGENGSKLSGGERQRISIARAFLKNAPIILLDEISASLDVENEMKIQESLNKLIKNKTVLVISHRMKSIENANKIIVMENGKIESQGNHNELLEKSKVYNTMVKNSSLAENYSY, from the coding sequence ATTATGAAAATGCTTAAAAGAATGTTTCAATTAACTGATAAGGGAACTGCCGGAATCATAAAGGCATCAATAGCATCATTCTTTTCATATTGTAGTTTAATGATTCCTATGATTTTACTTATGTTTTTTATTCAAAATGTTATTGAAGGGAAAGAAAATACTATTTCTTTCTTTGTAATAGGAATATTAATTATGCTACTTATAATGTATATTCTTATGTCAATAGAATACGACTGTTTGTATAACGAAACATATAAAGAAAGTGCAAATATTAGAATAGAAATAGCAGAGATTTTAAGAAAATTACCACTTTCTTTTTTTTCAAAGCATGATGTTTCAGATTTGTCTCAAACAATTATGAAAGATGTTTCAGTTATTGAACATGCAATAAGTCATGCTATTCCAAAGGCTATAGGACTTATATTTTATTTAATAATAATAGTAATAATGTTATTAATTTATAATTTCAAACTTGCTCTTTGTATTTTAATTCCTATTATTTTGGCAACTGGGTTCATATTAATTACAAAAAGAATACAAGTTAACGGAAATAAAAAATATTATAATGTTATGAGAGGTATTTCAGAAGATTTCCAAGAATCAATTGAATTACAACAAGAGATAAAAAGTTATGGACAAGTAGATAAAATTACTAAAAAAATATATGATGATATTGACTATTCAGAAAAAATTCATATAAGTGCTGAAGGAAAAATGGTGCTTCCATTGAGTATTTCAACAAATATACAAAATTTAACTTTAGGAGCTACGATTTTATTTGGAACAGCTTTATATTTAAAGGGTGAGGCGTCTATTCTTTATCTAATCGGTTATATAATGTGTGCTTCAAAGATTATTGATGCTGTAAATGGAATGCTTTCAAATTTTGCGGAACTTATGTATTTGGATGGAAATTTACAAAGAATTAGAGAATTAAGAAGTACCAAAATCCAAACTGGAGAAGCTAAGGAACTTCATAATTTTGATATAGAATTCAAAAATGTTGAGTTTGGATATGGAGAAAACAAAGTAATTAATGATATTTCATTTGTTGCAAAACAAGGTGAAGTTACCGCATTAGTTGGACCTTCAGGTTGTGGAAAAACAACAGTTCTGAGATTGATGTCAAGATTGTATGACTATGATAGCGGAAAGATAATTATAGATGGAAATGATATAAAGGGTATTGAAACAGAGAGTCTTTTTGAAAATATTTCAATAGTTTTTCAAGAAGTTACATTGTTTAATACTTCAATTTTAGAAAATATCAGATTTGGAAATAAAAATGCAACTGATGACCAAGTTAAAGAAGCTGCAAGACTTGCTAATTGTGAAGAATTTATTGAAAAATTACCTGAGAAATATAATACCTTAATCGGAGAAAATGGAAGTAAGTTATCAGGAGGCGAAAGGCAGAGAATTTCGATTGCACGTGCTTTTTTAAAGAATGCTCCAATAATTTTACTTGATGAAATTAGTGCAAGTCTTGATGTTGAAAATGAAATGAAAATACAAGAAAGTTTAAATAAACTTATTAAAAATAAAACTGTATTAGTAATTTCACATAGAATGAAGTCTATAGAAAATGCAAATAAAATAATAGTAATGGAAAATGGAAAAATAGAATCTCAAGGTAATCACAATGAACTTTTAGAAAAATCTAAAGTTTATAATACTATGGTTAAAAATTCTAGTTTAGCTGAAAATTATAGTTATTAA
- the rplA gene encoding 50S ribosomal protein L1, whose protein sequence is MKKGRKYLESLKLIDKTNLYDLKEACELAVKTSTAKFDETVELHVKLGVDSRHADQQVRGTVVLPHGTGKTLRVLVLCKENKVQEAKDAGADYVGADDLIQKIQTENWFDFDVIVATPDMMGVVGRIGKVLGPKGLMPNPKSGTVTFDIANAVKEIKAGKVEYRVDKANIVHCPVGKVSFGAEKIEENLRTIITAIIKAKPSAAKGKYLKSVSIATTMGPGIKLASTKLGE, encoded by the coding sequence ATGAAAAAAGGTAGAAAATATTTAGAAAGTTTAAAATTAATAGATAAAACAAACTTATATGATTTAAAAGAAGCATGTGAGTTAGCTGTAAAAACTTCAACTGCAAAATTTGATGAAACAGTTGAATTACATGTTAAATTAGGTGTTGATTCAAGACACGCTGATCAACAAGTTAGAGGTACAGTAGTATTACCTCATGGAACTGGTAAAACTTTAAGAGTTTTAGTTTTATGTAAAGAAAATAAAGTTCAAGAAGCTAAAGATGCTGGGGCAGATTATGTTGGAGCAGATGATCTTATTCAAAAAATTCAAACTGAAAACTGGTTTGATTTTGATGTAATAGTAGCAACTCCAGATATGATGGGTGTTGTTGGTAGAATTGGTAAAGTTTTAGGACCTAAAGGTTTAATGCCAAACCCTAAATCAGGAACAGTTACATTTGACATTGCTAACGCAGTTAAAGAAATTAAAGCTGGTAAGGTTGAATACAGAGTTGATAAAGCTAATATTGTTCACTGTCCAGTAGGAAAAGTTTCTTTTGGAGCTGAAAAAATAGAAGAAAATTTAAGAACTATAATTACTGCTATTATAAAAGCTAAACCATCAGCAGCTAAAGGAAAATATTTAAAATCAGTTTCTATTGCAACTACAATGGGACCTGGAATAAAATTAGCTTCTACTAAATTAGGAGAATAA
- the rplK gene encoding 50S ribosomal protein L11 — protein MAKKVQALVKLQIPAGKATPAPPVGTALGPHGVNIMQFTKEFNAKTADQAGLIIPVVLTVYQDRSFTFITKTPPVPVLIKKKLGIESGSKVPNKTKVGNLTKEQVREIAEMKMPDLNAATIEAAISMVKGTARSMGITVEE, from the coding sequence ATGGCTAAAAAAGTACAAGCATTAGTAAAATTACAAATTCCAGCAGGAAAGGCGACTCCTGCTCCACCAGTAGGTACTGCACTTGGACCTCATGGTGTAAATATAATGCAATTTACAAAAGAATTTAACGCAAAGACAGCTGACCAAGCTGGATTAATTATTCCAGTTGTATTGACTGTTTACCAAGATAGATCATTTACATTCATTACAAAGACTCCACCGGTACCAGTATTAATTAAGAAAAAATTAGGTATCGAATCAGGATCAAAAGTACCAAACAAAACTAAAGTTGGTAATTTAACTAAAGAACAAGTTAGAGAAATTGCAGAAATGAAAATGCCTGACTTGAATGCTGCCACTATTGAAGCGGCTATAAGCATGGTTAAAGGTACTGCTAGAAGTATGGGAATAACTGTAGAAGAGTAA
- the nusG gene encoding transcription termination/antitermination protein NusG, which yields MTTEELKDIKEKEAKWYVVHTYSGHENKVKANIEKLVVNRGNDIDIFEVVVPTVKEETETGKIKEKQLFPGYVLVKMIITDISWYLVRNTRGVTGFVGSGNKPVPLSEKEVETLGVSAKPYNDVEINEGDSITIIDGAFKDLTAKVIEVSHENGKLKAFVSLFGRDTLAELDFSDVIKN from the coding sequence ATGACAACAGAAGAATTAAAGGATATTAAAGAAAAAGAAGCTAAATGGTATGTAGTACATACATATTCAGGGCATGAAAACAAAGTAAAGGCTAATATCGAAAAGTTAGTTGTAAATCGTGGAAATGACATTGATATATTTGAAGTTGTTGTTCCAACGGTTAAAGAAGAAACAGAAACTGGAAAAATTAAAGAAAAACAATTATTTCCTGGATATGTTTTAGTTAAAATGATAATAACAGATATCTCATGGTATTTAGTTAGAAATACTAGAGGGGTAACTGGATTTGTAGGGTCAGGTAATAAACCTGTACCACTATCTGAAAAAGAAGTAGAAACATTAGGTGTTTCTGCAAAACCATATAATGATGTGGAAATTAATGAAGGAGATTCTATTACAATTATAGATGGAGCATTTAAGGACTTAACTGCAAAAGTAATAGAAGTATCTCACGAAAATGGTAAATTAAAAGCTTTCGTTTCTTTATTTGGAAGAGATACGCTTGCTGAATTGGATTTTAGTGACGTAATAAAAAATTAA
- the secE gene encoding preprotein translocase subunit SecE translates to MTTKTTDQKQKKTSFMRGVRHEFKKIVWPSKKSVFYYSLAVVTISIISSAIIWGLDNVLKKLLGLIIH, encoded by the coding sequence ATGACAACAAAAACTACTGATCAAAAACAAAAGAAAACTAGCTTTATGCGTGGAGTTCGTCATGAATTTAAGAAAATAGTATGGCCTTCTAAAAAAAGTGTTTTTTATTATAGCCTTGCAGTAGTTACAATTTCTATAATTAGTTCAGCTATAATTTGGGGATTGGATAATGTATTAAAAAAATTGTTAGGTTTAATTATCCATTAA
- the rpmG gene encoding 50S ribosomal protein L33, giving the protein MRDKVVLACTECKNRNYNTKKNKKVTTNRIELNKYCKFCKKHTLHRETK; this is encoded by the coding sequence ATGAGAGATAAAGTTGTGTTGGCATGTACAGAATGTAAAAATAGAAATTACAATACTAAAAAGAACAAAAAAGTTACAACTAACAGAATTGAATTGAATAAGTATTGTAAGTTTTGTAAAAAACACACTCTTCACAGAGAAACAAAATAG
- the udp gene encoding uridine phosphorylase, with protein MSQQLLKEKQYHIDMKAGDVGRYVILPGDPKRCKLIAKYFDDAVLVADNREYVTYTGFLEGEKVSVTSTGIGGASTSIAVEELHKIGADTFIRVGTCGGIELDVEAGDLVVATGAIRMEGTSKEYAPIEFPAVADFNIVNELSNACIETNQKYHVGVVQCKDAFYGQHQPETKPVSYELLNKWEAWKRLHTKASEMESAALFIVSSYLNTRAGSIFLVVNNQERVKQNLSNNVIEDTDRAIKTAILALRNLIKKDRDNR; from the coding sequence ATGTCACAACAATTATTAAAAGAAAAACAATATCATATTGATATGAAAGCGGGAGATGTTGGAAGATATGTAATTTTACCAGGAGATCCAAAAAGATGTAAATTAATCGCTAAATATTTTGATGATGCGGTTTTAGTTGCAGATAATAGAGAATATGTAACATATACAGGATTTTTAGAAGGAGAAAAAGTTTCTGTAACAAGTACAGGAATTGGTGGAGCAAGTACATCAATAGCTGTTGAAGAATTGCATAAAATCGGCGCAGATACATTTATAAGAGTTGGTACTTGTGGTGGAATTGAATTAGATGTTGAAGCTGGAGATTTGGTAGTAGCAACTGGAGCAATAAGAATGGAAGGAACTTCAAAAGAATATGCACCAATAGAATTTCCTGCAGTTGCTGATTTTAATATCGTAAATGAACTTTCAAATGCTTGTATTGAAACAAATCAAAAATATCATGTTGGAGTGGTGCAATGTAAAGATGCATTCTATGGACAACATCAACCTGAAACTAAACCGGTAAGCTATGAATTATTAAATAAATGGGAAGCTTGGAAAAGACTTCATACAAAGGCAAGTGAAATGGAATCAGCAGCACTATTTATAGTATCAAGTTATTTGAATACTAGAGCAGGTTCAATATTTTTGGTTGTAAACAATCAAGAAAGAGTTAAACAAAATCTTTCTAATAATGTAATAGAAGATACAGATAGAGCAATAAAAACAGCAATACTTGCTCTTAGAAATCTTATTAAAAAAGATAGAGATAATAGATAA
- the rsmI gene encoding 16S rRNA (cytidine(1402)-2'-O)-methyltransferase produces the protein MDRISNIYFIPTPIGNMKDITLRALEVLEKSDIIYCEDTRNSSNLLKFHNINTKLVSYHKFNESERVEEIINNIEDGKIVSVISDAGMPIINDPGFVILQEVIKRDISYEILPGACALINGICGSGFDATSFVYMGFVPKTDSERKKYFQSFKNMKVTGIFYESPHRLLKTLKFLYSLFGNINACVCRELTKLFEEYKRGNLEEIISYYSEKGVKGEIVLIIEKISDERVDIDIKKEILKLKDDGYSTKDIVKLLKNNYNISKNEAYELVLNLENEEEK, from the coding sequence ATGGACAGAATTTCTAATATTTATTTTATTCCAACACCTATTGGTAATATGAAAGATATAACACTTAGAGCATTGGAAGTTTTAGAGAAAAGTGATATAATTTATTGTGAAGATACCAGAAACAGCTCAAACTTATTAAAATTTCATAATATAAATACTAAATTAGTATCATATCATAAATTTAATGAGAGCGAGAGAGTTGAAGAAATAATAAATAATATAGAAGATGGAAAAATTGTTTCTGTAATTTCAGATGCAGGAATGCCGATAATAAATGATCCTGGCTTTGTGATTTTACAGGAAGTTATAAAAAGAGATATATCTTATGAAATTTTACCCGGAGCATGTGCGTTGATAAATGGAATTTGTGGTAGCGGATTTGATGCGACAAGTTTTGTATATATGGGATTTGTTCCTAAAACGGATTCGGAACGTAAAAAATATTTTCAAAGTTTTAAAAATATGAAAGTTACAGGAATATTCTATGAAAGTCCACATAGACTTTTAAAAACATTAAAATTTTTATATTCTTTATTTGGAAATATAAATGCATGTGTATGTAGAGAACTAACAAAGTTATTTGAAGAGTACAAAAGAGGAAATTTAGAAGAAATTATTTCATATTATTCTGAAAAAGGAGTAAAAGGAGAGATAGTTCTTATAATAGAAAAAATATCTGATGAGAGAGTGGATATTGATATAAAAAAAGAGATATTAAAATTAAAAGATGATGGATATAGCACTAAGGACATTGTAAAATTGCTAAAAAATAATTATAATATTTCAAAAAATGAAGCGTATGAATTAGTATTGAATTTAGAAAACGAGGAGGAAAAATAA
- a CDS encoding tRNA1(Val) (adenine(37)-N6)-methyltransferase — MDKHYIPNTEGVIFTNKNKFSFSIDSILLSYFSKVKKDKILIDIGSGTGIVGFRINFLNNLKTVYLIEIQNENAKLIEHSIVENKLKNVVLLNKDLKECYNDFENSSVDYIVSNPPYKKMNTGILNEDENFLISRYEYALKLEDILDFSYKKLKSSGKVFLIYSMERLVDVLSESRKFRLEPKRIQFISTNIDKKPHLFMVELVKNGNSNLLVENNIYIYNKNGEYTDKIKEIYYGQNF, encoded by the coding sequence ATGGACAAACATTATATTCCTAACACTGAAGGTGTTATATTTACAAATAAGAATAAATTTTCTTTCAGTATTGATTCAATTTTGCTATCCTATTTTTCAAAAGTGAAAAAAGATAAAATATTAATTGATATCGGATCAGGAACTGGAATAGTAGGCTTTAGAATTAATTTTTTAAATAATTTAAAAACTGTATATCTTATAGAAATACAAAATGAAAATGCAAAGCTTATTGAGCATAGTATTGTTGAAAATAAACTAAAAAATGTTGTCCTTTTAAATAAAGATTTAAAAGAATGTTATAACGATTTTGAAAATTCATCTGTTGATTATATTGTCTCAAATCCTCCATATAAAAAAATGAATACTGGAATATTAAATGAAGATGAGAATTTTTTGATTTCAAGATATGAATATGCACTTAAACTTGAAGATATTTTAGATTTTTCATATAAAAAACTAAAATCTTCAGGAAAAGTTTTTTTGATTTACAGTATGGAACGTTTGGTTGATGTTTTAAGTGAATCGAGAAAATTTAGATTAGAGCCTAAAAGAATTCAATTTATTTCTACAAATATAGATAAAAAGCCACATCTGTTTATGGTTGAGCTAGTTAAAAACGGAAATAGTAATTTATTGGTTGAAAATAATATTTATATTTATAATAAAAATGGAGAATATACTGATAAGATTAAGGAGATATATTATGGACAGAATTTCTAA
- a CDS encoding ATP-dependent helicase, translating to MNFTNQQVDAIKHFEGPALILAVSGSGKTTVLLNRILNLINNHNIDPSKIISITFSKSQGIDMEKRFLALNPEFRGKITFKTIHAFCYEIVRNYMKVKNIKKTLIEGNNEFNRILILKRVYYQKNYKKLSDEEINEFFSIYDFTKNKMYDFEGYIRKNHFISNRSLMLKLYNLYDEIKIQNNFMDFNDLLILANEYISTDKKLLKALKNRYKFFQIDEGQDTSTLQFEIIRKIVFPENNVFIVADDDQSIYSFRGASPENLLNFKNIYPNSKIFFMDKNFRSTKNIIKISNKIIQGNKIRYEKTSKHTTEESSQIMLFKVKNSTIQARELVKRISEINPNETIGVLYRNNISSLYIADILKNNDIDFFVKENKFDFYSNRILNDVKNILLFSEDTSDLEAFKRIYFKLNAYIKKDFISKLEYKPYNQCVLESLLDLDELNDFYINKFTSLRNDFKRLKRMKMEDKIDCILYEIGYRDYLDNFNDFSNLNYNLIFDLIKYLSKDLKTFDEFIEKLNNLKELLKNASSSKSNISISTIHSAKGLEYDNVFIIDLIDGEFPQKSILNSFDEKLLEEERRLFYVAMTRARKRLFLFTIKERNNLPVEPSIFYNELKNKY from the coding sequence ATGAATTTTACGAATCAACAAGTTGATGCCATTAAACATTTTGAAGGTCCTGCTTTAATTTTAGCAGTTTCGGGTTCAGGCAAGACAACTGTATTATTAAATAGAATTTTAAATTTGATTAACAATCATAATATAGATCCAAGTAAAATTATTTCTATTACTTTCAGCAAATCTCAAGGAATTGATATGGAAAAGAGATTTTTAGCACTAAATCCTGAATTCAGAGGAAAAATTACTTTTAAAACAATTCATGCTTTTTGTTATGAAATAGTTAGAAATTATATGAAAGTAAAAAACATCAAAAAAACTTTAATTGAAGGAAATAACGAATTCAATAGAATTTTAATTTTAAAAAGAGTGTATTACCAAAAAAATTATAAAAAACTTTCTGATGAAGAAATAAATGAATTCTTTTCAATTTATGACTTTACAAAAAATAAAATGTACGATTTTGAAGGCTATATAAGAAAAAATCATTTTATTTCAAATCGTTCTTTAATGTTAAAACTGTATAATTTGTATGATGAAATAAAAATTCAAAATAATTTTATGGATTTTAATGATTTGCTCATTTTGGCTAATGAATATATTTCAACAGATAAAAAACTTTTAAAAGCTTTAAAAAATAGATATAAATTTTTTCAAATTGATGAAGGTCAAGATACCTCAACATTACAATTTGAAATCATCAGGAAGATTGTATTTCCTGAAAATAATGTCTTTATAGTAGCAGATGATGATCAGTCAATTTATAGTTTTAGAGGTGCAAGTCCTGAAAACTTATTAAATTTTAAAAATATTTATCCGAATTCAAAAATATTTTTTATGGATAAAAATTTTCGTTCTACAAAAAATATAATAAAAATAAGCAATAAAATAATTCAAGGAAATAAAATTAGATATGAAAAAACTTCTAAACATACAACTGAAGAAAGTTCACAAATAATGCTATTTAAAGTTAAAAATTCAACTATTCAAGCAAGAGAATTAGTAAAAAGAATTTCTGAAATAAATCCTAATGAAACAATCGGAGTTTTGTATCGTAATAATATATCTTCGCTATATATAGCGGACATATTAAAAAATAATGATATTGATTTTTTTGTAAAAGAAAATAAATTCGATTTTTATTCTAACAGAATATTAAATGATGTAAAAAATATCCTTTTATTTTCTGAAGATACTTCAGACTTGGAAGCTTTTAAAAGAATTTATTTTAAACTTAATGCCTATATAAAAAAGGACTTCATCTCTAAATTGGAATATAAGCCTTATAATCAATGTGTTTTGGAAAGTCTACTAGACTTGGATGAGTTAAATGATTTTTATATAAACAAATTTACATCTTTAAGAAATGATTTTAAAAGATTAAAAAGGATGAAAATGGAGGATAAAATTGATTGTATTCTCTATGAGATTGGATATAGAGATTATTTGGATAATTTTAATGACTTTTCCAATCTAAATTATAATCTAATATTTGACTTGATAAAATATTTATCCAAAGATTTAAAAACTTTTGATGAATTTATTGAAAAATTGAACAATTTAAAAGAATTACTTAAAAATGCTTCAAGTTCAAAATCTAATATATCAATTTCAACAATACATTCTGCAAAAGGTTTAGAATATGATAATGTATTTATTATTGATTTAATTGATGGAGAATTTCCACAAAAAAGTATATTAAATTCTTTTGATGAAAAATTATTAGAAGAAGAGAGAAGATTATTCTATGTTGCAATGACTAGGGCAAGAAAAAGATTATTTTTGTTTACAATAAAAGAAAGAAACAATTTACCTGTTGAACCTTCAATTTTCTACAATGAATTAAAAAACAAATATTAA
- a CDS encoding flavocytochrome c, with translation MKKLFKALSFLLVFVLFLNSCKSAVNGTYEGKARGHNGDVVIDVSFENNKIKKVSLKESVETEDVGKLAIEKLIEKVNSGDLNLDEITGATYSSKAFINALADAINKSGLDYKKILKNNPTTNEKFETKEINVDVVVVGSGGAGLISAIKAKESGANVVILEKLPIIGGNTLISGAEYAAPMNWLQEKENIKDSIDLFKKDVEKAGGDKELIDVLANNALDGAKWLRDDVNVEWTDELMFFGGHSVKRSLIPKGQSGKELINKLQAKAEELGIEILTETNAYELITKDNVVTGVKAKIKTGELIVNAKSVVLTTGGFGANKKMLYDNDKEIDDKILSTNSAGSTGDGIKMAQAIGADVVDLDKIQLYPVCDVETGKLLYTGDTRLVGGAILVNKEGKRFVEELGTRREISMGIKAQTDSVAYQIWDEESMKKSNILPTHEVEYNNLIEGKKLCKVNSIDEMADFFGIDKENLKATINKFNEDSKNGKDTLFNLRRLGFKIDKAPFYCLEAVPAVHHTMGGLKINKDASVLDKNGNIIKGLYAAGETTGGIHGNNRLGSVSIADITVFGIIAGTNAAKNK, from the coding sequence ATGAAAAAATTATTTAAAGCCTTATCATTTTTACTTGTTTTTGTATTATTTTTAAATTCTTGTAAATCTGCAGTAAATGGAACATACGAGGGAAAAGCTAGAGGACATAATGGAGATGTTGTTATTGATGTAAGTTTTGAAAATAATAAAATAAAAAAAGTATCATTAAAGGAAAGTGTTGAAACTGAAGATGTAGGGAAACTTGCTATTGAAAAATTGATTGAAAAAGTTAATTCAGGAGATCTAAATTTAGATGAAATAACAGGTGCAACTTATTCTTCAAAAGCTTTTATAAACGCTCTTGCAGATGCTATAAACAAATCCGGACTCGATTATAAAAAAATTCTTAAAAACAACCCTACTACTAATGAAAAATTTGAAACTAAAGAAATAAATGTTGATGTAGTTGTTGTTGGTTCAGGAGGGGCAGGATTAATATCTGCAATTAAAGCCAAAGAATCTGGAGCTAATGTCGTAATTTTAGAAAAGTTACCAATAATCGGTGGAAATACTTTAATTTCAGGTGCTGAATATGCAGCTCCAATGAATTGGTTACAAGAAAAGGAAAATATAAAGGACAGTATAGACTTATTTAAAAAAGATGTTGAAAAAGCTGGAGGAGATAAAGAACTTATAGATGTTTTAGCTAATAATGCACTTGATGGTGCAAAATGGTTAAGAGATGATGTTAATGTTGAGTGGACAGATGAACTTATGTTTTTTGGAGGTCATTCAGTTAAGAGGTCTTTAATTCCTAAAGGTCAATCTGGAAAAGAATTGATAAACAAATTGCAAGCTAAAGCTGAGGAATTGGGAATAGAAATTTTAACAGAGACTAATGCCTATGAACTTATCACGAAAGATAATGTAGTTACTGGAGTTAAGGCTAAAATAAAGACTGGAGAATTGATAGTTAATGCGAAATCCGTTGTTTTAACAACAGGTGGTTTTGGAGCAAACAAAAAAATGCTTTATGATAATGATAAAGAAATTGATGATAAAATTCTTTCAACAAATTCTGCAGGTTCAACAGGTGATGGGATAAAAATGGCACAAGCTATTGGAGCTGATGTTGTAGATTTAGATAAAATTCAGTTATATCCTGTTTGTGATGTTGAGACAGGTAAACTTTTATATACTGGAGACACAAGGCTTGTTGGTGGAGCAATACTCGTAAACAAAGAAGGAAAAAGATTTGTTGAAGAGTTGGGTACTAGAAGAGAAATTTCAATGGGAATTAAGGCTCAAACGGATAGTGTTGCATATCAAATTTGGGATGAAGAGTCAATGAAAAAATCAAATATTTTACCTACTCACGAAGTCGAATATAATAATTTGATAGAGGGTAAAAAACTTTGTAAGGTAAATTCAATTGATGAAATGGCTGACTTTTTTGGAATAGATAAGGAAAATTTAAAAGCAACAATAAATAAATTTAATGAAGATTCAAAAAATGGAAAAGATACATTATTCAATCTTAGAAGATTAGGTTTTAAAATAGATAAAGCACCTTTTTACTGTTTAGAAGCCGTTCCTGCAGTTCATCACACAATGGGTGGTCTTAAGATAAATAAAGATGCAAGTGTGTTGGATAAAAATGGAAATATTATAAAGGGATTATACGCTGCAGGAGAGACAACAGGTGGAATTCATGGTAATAATAGACTTGGTTCCGTCTCAATAGCAGATATTACGGTTTTTGGAATTATAGCAGGAACTAATGCAGCAAAAAACAAATAA